The Bacillus sp. FJAT-27916 genomic interval AGAAATCGAAATTGGCCAGCAAATTGAAGTATTCTTATTCAATGATAAGGATGGCCGTTTGACTGCTTCGATGAATCTCCCGTCTATCATGGAAGGGGAATATGGCTGGGCACCTGTCGTAGATGTCCACCCGAGTCATGGGGTATTCTTAGATATCGGTCTTCAAAAGGACTTATTGATTTCCTCCGATGACCTTCCTCGGATTAAACGAATTTGGCCGGAGGTGGGCGATCAGCTGTATGTCACGCTGATGGTCGACAGCCGCGGCCGTATGTTCGGCCGTCTTGCGACAGAAACAGTGGTCCAGGAGTTAAGCAAACCAGCTCCAGAATCTCTCATGAACAAGGAATTTGAAGGGCGTGCCTATCGTCTCCTTAGGGTTGGGACATTCATCCTGACAACAGAGGGCTATCGCTGCTTCATTCATGAAAGCGAGCGTTCTGTCGAGCCTCGTCTTGGCGAGCTTGTGAAAGGCCGTGTAATCGGCGTGAAGGAGGACGGCAGCTTAAATGGTTCCCTTCTTCCTCGAACACATGAACGTTTAGATGAAGATGCAGAGGGAATTCTTACGTATCTTGAGAGCCGTGGAGGCAGCATGCCTTATTGGGATAAATCTGACCCAGAGGATATTCAGAAGCGATTTGGCATGAGCAAGGCGGCATTTAAGCGTGCTTTAGGCCGATTAATGAAAGAAGGAAAAGTGACGCAGGCCGACGGGTGGACGACGGTCAAGAAATAGGAGAAACCGCATGAACATATTATGGGATTTTGATGGTACTTTGATGGATACGTATCCGGCCTATACAAAAATGGTCAAGGAGGCCGTTCAGTGCGGCCTTTCTGATGAAGAAATCTTTGCCCTCTTGAAGGTCTCCTTTGGCCATGCCTTCAAGGAGCTTGGTTTATCGGATGAGGAAATCAAGCGAGTGAAACAGCTGGAGCGTGAACTTGAACCCGAAGACTTTAAGCCTTTTCCGGGTCTCTGCGAGGTACTTGCAGCGGCTGATGTGAATGTGATTATGACTCATAAGGAGCGGGCGCTTGCAAGAGCTATTCTAGAGGCAAATGGTCTAAGCCGTTATTTTACGGAGATTGTCGCCATTGATGATGGGTATCCGAGGAAGCCTGACCCGGCGAGCTATCGATATTTGCATGAGAAATATGGGCTTGACCTGGCAGTCGGGGACCGGGAGCTTGATATCATTCCCGCCAAGATGCTGGGTATTCAAACGTGCCTGTTTCAGAATCATTCTGCTGAGGCGGATTACTATGTGGATGATTACCGGGAGTTTTTTGAGAAGGTGCCCAATATTAAGAAATGAATGAAAGGGAGTCCTATGTATTTTGGGATTCCCTTTTTGCTTATTTCATCAAACGCATACGGGAGGTGTTCATTTCTTTCGTCACTGGTTCATGGGTGGTAACATGGGCAAGGCCGGTTTTTGGCATGTTTACGTAAATACCCTCGGTAGATCCTTTTTCAATCCGATAGGTTTCATGAAAGATACCGACCGCATCATTCCCTTTTGTTTTCTTGTTAAATCTTGTCCAAGCCCTCATGTGAATCCTTCCATGTGCATAGGCTTCAAGGTCCTCGAAGCTTCTCCAATACTGGATGAGGGTGACTCCCCTCCAGCTTAATGAAACCTCCGTGTGGATAAATCCAAGTTCAGGGTTTTGATATAGTTCCTTAATCATTGGACCCATCGCTTTGGCAACAGGAATCCATTTGCGAAAAGCAAGAAGATTGTTAACTCGCATCCCAATGATTAAGAGGACAAAATCCGTTTTGGCATCTGTCACATAGCGACCAGCAAATATCTTTTTCAAATATCCACTCCTCCAGTTTTTACCTTATATTCATTCTAACACTGTAAGGGAATAAACAGAATATCCTTCTAATGAAAATAAAAATGAGGCTGGGACAAAAGGTTTCCAGAAATTAAAACGAGGTGGGGACAAAACTAAATAAATGATTCTCAAAAGCGAATGATGGTATCTTATTCTTCCTATTCAATAGCATCTGGAAATACAAAAAAGGCACCCGCTTTCCGCGGGGATGAAGCTTGAGCCCCCTCGGCGCTTACACCTGTTGGGGCTCAACCTTTCCTCTACTTCCCGCAGGAGTCGAGTGCATTTCGCTTCATTCTACTAGTCACGAATAATAGAAGTCCACAAACAACTTATGTATGGAAAACATAAAGACCCGAATAATTAGACGATAGAATTCATTCCTTTATCGTTTAATCATTCGGGTTTATCATTGGCTGAAATATTTATGTCCCAGCTTTATTTCCTTTAATCGGATTATTTTTTCACTGTTTCCAAATACTCATCATAAGTCATTTGTTTATCAATCAAGCCATCTGGCGTGATTTCGATAATACGGTTCGCAATCGTTTGAATGAACTGATGGTCATGGGATGTGAAAATCATGGATCCCTTGAAGTTGATTAGTCCGTTATTGACTGCTGTGATGGATTCCAAATCCAAGTGGTTGGTAGGTTCGTCAAGCAAGAGAACATTAGCGCCGCTAAGCATCATTTTAGAGAGCATGCAGCGGACTTTTTCTCCCCCGGATAGGACGGATGCTTTCTTCATTACTTCTTCGCCAGAGAAGAGCATTCTGCCCAAGAATCCACGCAAGAAGGATTCGCTTTCATCCTGCGGAGAGAATTGACGCAGCCATTCAACCAATGTGAGGTCGTTGTTCTCGAAGAACTCAGAGTTATCTTTCGGGAAATAAGATTGAGAAGTTGTGATTCCCCATTTGAATGTGCCTTCATCTGCTTCCATTTCACCCATCAAGATTTTGAAGAGAGTGGATTTCGCATTATCATTCGCTCCGAGCAAGGCGATTTTGTCATCTTTATTCATGGTAAAGCTGATGTTGTTTAATACCTTTTCGCCGTCGATGGTTTTGGATAAGCCTTCAACACGTAATAAATCATTGCCGATTTCACGATCTGGCGTGAAGTGGACGTATGGATAACGTCTTGATGATGGCTTGATATCGTCAAGCGTAATTTTCTCAAGCAATTTCTTACGGGATGTCGCTTGCTTTGATTTCGATGCATTCGCACTGAAGCGGGCAACGAAGGCTTGCAATTCCTTGATTTTTTCTTCTTTCTTTTTGTTGGATTCAGCCGTTAGCTTTTGCGCTAATTGGCTGGATTCATACCAGAAGTCATAGTTCCCGACATAAAGCTGAATCTTGCCGAAGTCTAGGTCAGCGATATGAGTACATACTTTATTTAAGAAGTGACGGTCATGGGATACAACGATGACTGTGTTTTCAAAGTTAATGAGGAACTCTTCCAGCCATTGGATGGCTTTAATGTCCAAGTGGTTCGTCGGCTCATCGAGAAGAAGAACATCAGGCTGGCCGAATAGGGCTTGAGCAAGGAGAACTTTAACCTTCTCGCCGCCGTCAAGCTCAGACATTTTCTTGTTATGCAATTCTTCCGGAATGCCAAGACCTTTTAAGAGAATTGCAGCCTCAGGCTCTGCTTCCCAGCCGTTAAGCTCAGCGAATTCACCCTCAAGCTCAGCAGCTCTCATGCCGTCCTCATCTGTAAAATCAGCCTTCATATAGATGGCATCCTTCTCCTGCATTACTTCAAAGAGACGAGCGTGACCCATGATGACAACCTGGATGACCTCTGTGTCCTCATATTCAAAGTGGTTTTGTTTCAAAACGGCAAGTCTTTCACCAGGCCCTAAGGAGACATTCCCTTGCTGCGGCTCAAGATCACCAGACAATATTTTTAAGAATGTGGATTTACCTGCACCGTTTGCACCGATTAAACCATAGCAATTTCCAGGCGTAAATTTAATATTTACGTCTTCGAATAATTTTCGGTCGCCAAAACGCAGACCAACATTACTAACTGTTATCATGTAATAAAATTCCTCCGTTAACTGTTATCTAGCAAATTATATCATTATCATCCCCTTTTTTGAAAGGGACGGGGATAAAGAAGATGCTGAAAATGAAAAATGAGCCCCATTGTCCGGTAATTTATGGATAAAAACCATGATGAAGACGAAAAAGGGACCAAATCCAGCCTCAAGACTGGCGGGTGATGGAGCGTTTACAGAAGGACTTTTCTGTCAATTTGTTACATTATTGTAATCCTGTTGCAATCAATGTCATGCTCTTATTACATTCTTGACCTTAACAAAAAACCATCCCCGCTGATAGGATAGGTCTTGCCCGTCAAAACGGCAAATGACAGGAGGATTTTGTTTTGAAGAAAATTTGTATGGCGTTTTTAGCATGTGCTTCCATCATTGGCTCCGCAGAGGGCTTTTATGCGGCTGACCAAGAGGAGCTTATGACAGAAGAGCTTCATGCAGAAGAATCCAATATGATTAATATAGATAAAGATTTATCCAATCTATCACCAGAATTTATTCAGCTGTCTTCGATGAAAATCGTTGCGGAGATGGATGATGAGGAAATAGAAGCTGCTGATCCATATGCAATCGAACATTTCATAAACGAAGGAATTGTTGAGCTTGCAGATAAAGAGAAGGAGGACTCCTTCCATGCCGCTATGCTATATGAGGAAATCGCAAGCGAGATACAGGCTGTAAAAACCAAGGAGACAGTTGTTGCTTCCGCTGAAGAAACAGAAAGAAAAGAGGAAGCTGTATCTCCAAGAGAGGATAAGGATGATAGCGTAATAGATACGACAGCAGCCGAAGAAGCTGAGCCAGAGAAAAAAGAACCTGTTGTCGAAGAAGCAACGCTCACAGAGGAAGAACCAGTCATAGCCTCTGTAGATGAGAGCAGAGAAGAGTCAGCACCTGAAAATACAGAGGATACCGTGAAACCTGAGATAGAAGAAGCTGCTGAAGAAACCGTGATTACCATGACAGCAACAGCCTATACGGCAGACTGTGAAGGGGGAAGCGGCGTAACCTATACAGGGATTGATTTAAAAGCTAACCCAGATGCCAAAGTCATTGCAGTCGACCCTTCCGTCATTCCGCTTGGTACAGAAGTGTATGTAGAGGGCTATGGTACTGCGATAGCAGCGGATATCGGCGGAGCCATTAAAGGGAATAAAATTGATGTCTTCATTCCAAGTCAGGCAGAGGCAGAAGCTTGGGGTATTAAGACAGTCAATGTTACAATTAAACAGTGATAGTGAAGGGAAGTGGTTTGCTAGTGGGTGAATCGCTTCCTTTTTTTGTTGGAGTGATGATTATAAATATTCACAATTGAGGAACAGTTTATTTTTTGTGGATTTTGTAGTAAAATCAAGTTCTTTGACGGAGTGCTATTTTAAAATAAGTTTTACGATATGATGGAGGAAATGGAATGACAACAGCTACACATGTTGATGAGTACCAATTAGAGACATTGCTAGATGCCTTGAAGATGGATGCTCTTAAAAATATTCGACGTAACCTAAACTTGAAAAATATGAGTTCATTAAGGAAGAAGGAGCTCGTTCAGGCATTGGTGGAGCATATTCCTGCATCCGTGCCTGAAAGAACAAAGATGATGGACTTGCAGCAATATACATCTATTGTTGCCCTTATGACTAAGAGCGGAGTGATGCCGCTTGACCAAATCGCCCTTGAGGATGTGTTCTACTTATCCAGCATCGGCTATATCCATCCGGCAGAGCAGGATGACCAGCCGATTGTCGTAATGCCTTCACAAGTGATGAAGCAGTTCTTCAGTCTTGATCCAAAAGAAATCATGGCTGATGTGAACCGTAACCAAAAGGTTTCTAATATTCTCTTTGGGATCGTGCGTTATTACGGTTTTGCAGACTTAGAAACGGTCAAAAAAATGGTGGAGGCTTACCTCGAAGAAGAGGTTGAAGAAGCATGGCTTACAAACTATATCAGCTACTTAGCTGATTATTACGGCATTTTCTATGCGAAGGACGGCTACTTGATTCACCAAACAATTCGCGAGCTTGATAGCTTCAAGCAAGTCCTTAAGACGAGAGAGGAATTGAACTATTATCCAATCCCAGCGGAAAGCATGATGAATCTTAATCGCTATGAAAGCTTTGAGAAAACAGCTGAAATGGCTGCATTCAGTCAGTTCCTGCAAGATACGTATTCTTTAGAGGCAGCTCAAGCGAATGAATTAATCGAGCAATTCCTCTATAAAGTCCAATTTGGCCATGGCTTACAAGAAGTAGTTAAATGGTTTGGCGAGAATATTGAGCTTCAGAACGAGAAAGATGTCAACGCGATTGTTGAGCATATTGCCAAGGTCGTAAACAATACACGTCTCTGGATCTTGAAAGGGTTCACGCCATTAGAATTGGCGCCTGCTCAAGAAGTGAGTGAAAAGAAAGAGCCTGTAACGAACAATAAAATTCCTCGTAATGCGCCATGTCCATGCGGATCCGGCAAAAAGTACAAGCGTTGCTGCATGAAATAATGATGATGGAAGATGCCCTATCCATGTTGATAGGGCATCTTTTTATGTAAAATAATGAGTTATATAGACTGAGCATTCATGATTCAAATTCCGTCTTGCCATTGTATCTGTTACCCTTGGCTTCGACTGGTGGGACTATCTGGGAAGGTAAGAATACGAAAGTACCGAGGTAAGACGATGCTTAAGGCTGATGTTTACCAAGGTAACAGCTGATATTTGTCATTTGAACCGAAAAGAGGGCAATCTGTGAAAGCAGGCTGCCCTTTTGTGTGTTTAAAAGTGTGAAGGGCAGGATATGGATTTGTAAATATGGTAAAGTAGCTTCAACGATAGAAGGAAGGGATCAATGAATGGAAGACTTTGAACACTTAAGACTGCCGGTCTATATTAGGCATGATTTAGATATTTTGTTTTGCGGTATTAATCCAGGGCGAGTTTCCGCACTAGCCGGTCATTACTTCGCTAATCCAGGCAATTTGTTCTGGAAGGCGCTCCATTTAGGCGGTTTGACCCCCTATCAGTTTCGGCCGGAGGAAACACCAAAGTTATTGGATTATGGATATGGGATAACGGATATCGTGGCAAGACCGACGAGAACGGCCTCAAAGCTTACGAAGAAGGATATGGAGGAAGGGGCTGGGAGGCTGCAGGACACTATCATTGAGTACCGGCCAAAGATACTTTGCTTTGTCGGAATCACAGCCTTCAGGCATGCATTTCAAATCCATAAGGAGAAGGTCGTTCCAGGATTGCAGGAGGGCTTCTTCTATACAACGGAAAAATGGGAAGGGTGCCGGGTTTTTGTTGCTCCCTCTACAAGCGGTCTTAATGCAGGCTTTAGTCGTGAAGAAAGAATTGAGTATTTCAGACAGCTGAATGAGTGCAAGAATGAAATCTTAAATAACCATGAATAAGATGGATGATATTGGCGTATTAATAATAGTGGATACCGAAGATATTGACATTTCGCTGGATGATTGTTAAAATAGTCTATATTATTTATCTATATAAAATTACCCGTAAATTGAATGTTTCACTTATTATAAAGTGTTATCCTTTTTACAGAGCGGTACATTTTATGATAGGTGAATTTTGTTTATTAACACATTTTTGGAGGTAACAAAATGAAAAACGGTAAAGTAAAATGGTTTAATGCAGAAAAAGGTTTCGGATTCATCGAAGTTGAAGGCGAAAACGATGTATTCGTACACTTCTCCGCTATCCAAGGCGAAGGCTTCAAAACTTTAGAAGAAGGACAAAGCGTACAATTCGACGTAACTGAAGGCGCACGCGGTCCTCAAGCTGAAAACGTAATTAAACTTTAAGAATTGTTTATAAAGGCTATCCACTGAAAGCGGATAGCCTTTTGTTACATATAATGACTTAATACGAAAGGTGTGCCGGTAATGTACAATCGAAAAAATGTTGAGGAAGTAATCCCTGAGGAAACAAAAGTGTGGGAGTGTACATCTGATGATTGCAATGCCTGGGTTCGAGACAATTTCAAAAGTACAGAAACCCCTTCCTGTCCTTTATGCAGCAGTGATATGACGGAAGGAACTAAAATGCTTCAAGCGATTAATAATCCGAGACGGATCGATTAAGCCGGAATAGCTTTCATATTGGACAACAAGAGACCTGACTTGATTCGGGTCTCTTTTTTTGGATACTAAGCAAAAAAGGGGGGAGAGGATGAAGGGATACATCATAACATTTGCGTTGGTTATCCTGATGATCATGGGCGGCTATTGGGTTTGGAAGGAATACACGTCCATGCCGCCTGAGCCAATCATTATGATTAGTGAGGAGAGGGTAGAGGTTGTACGGGGAACCTATTGCTGGAGTTCAGAGCTGAAAGGAGTTTGTGAGGACACCTTCGCCACCCCGCCTGAATTGATTGCCTATTATGGCACAGAACCAGCAGATGCCTCACCTGAATCTATCTTGACAATTGAATTCGACCGGGAGCCAATAGAAGATTCCTTCAGTCTCACCAGATGGATTGATGATGAGAAAGAGGTAGATGTGATGGTAAAAGGAAATGAGTTCGTTCTGCCAAAGGAAAAAGGGACCTACATATATGGTGTATCTGCTAACTGGGATGAAGGGGATGCGGTGTATGCGTTTGTGATTGACGTAAAATAGTCTGCTAGGGAGGAAGATGGATGAAAGAAAACTTGAAATTTGCCTGGGCAGCTGTCTGATTCGCTTTTATCGGTCAGCTGTTGATTTTTATGGGGATATTATTGTATACAGGTGATTGGCGTTACGTAATGTGGAGTTTCATAGCAGGCATGATAGGGCTGGGGTTCCGGGATTGATAAACACCTGGCAAGCGCAGAAGAAGGCGGATGAGGAATCTGTAAAGAAAGATCAATAGATAGAATCTTAAGGGCAAGTTTATCATTACATAAAAATAACCGGGTTTGCTCCCCGGTTATCTTATTCTGATTTCTTCTCAAGTTTAATGACCGTTGTCGTCCCTAATGCAGCGGCTTCATAGCTTAAGATTCCATCTTCATAGGTGAATTCTTTCGTTTCTGCAGATGATGCTAAGAGCGCACTGTCAGTTTTTGAGGTATCATTATCTGAAATCCATGAATAGCTTTTTGTTCCTTCAGTTGGCTTGATGAAGGTACCTGCCCAGTAGAGTGATTTTGTATCACCATCATTAT includes:
- a CDS encoding cold-shock protein — its product is MKNGKVKWFNAEKGFGFIEVEGENDVFVHFSAIQGEGFKTLEEGQSVQFDVTEGARGPQAENVIKL
- a CDS encoding HAD-IA family hydrolase, with the protein product MNILWDFDGTLMDTYPAYTKMVKEAVQCGLSDEEIFALLKVSFGHAFKELGLSDEEIKRVKQLERELEPEDFKPFPGLCEVLAAADVNVIMTHKERALARAILEANGLSRYFTEIVAIDDGYPRKPDPASYRYLHEKYGLDLAVGDRELDIIPAKMLGIQTCLFQNHSAEADYYVDDYREFFEKVPNIKK
- a CDS encoding mismatch-specific DNA-glycosylase; translated protein: MEDFEHLRLPVYIRHDLDILFCGINPGRVSALAGHYFANPGNLFWKALHLGGLTPYQFRPEETPKLLDYGYGITDIVARPTRTASKLTKKDMEEGAGRLQDTIIEYRPKILCFVGITAFRHAFQIHKEKVVPGLQEGFFYTTEKWEGCRVFVAPSTSGLNAGFSREERIEYFRQLNECKNEILNNHE
- a CDS encoding YecA family protein, giving the protein MTTATHVDEYQLETLLDALKMDALKNIRRNLNLKNMSSLRKKELVQALVEHIPASVPERTKMMDLQQYTSIVALMTKSGVMPLDQIALEDVFYLSSIGYIHPAEQDDQPIVVMPSQVMKQFFSLDPKEIMADVNRNQKVSNILFGIVRYYGFADLETVKKMVEAYLEEEVEEAWLTNYISYLADYYGIFYAKDGYLIHQTIRELDSFKQVLKTREELNYYPIPAESMMNLNRYESFEKTAEMAAFSQFLQDTYSLEAAQANELIEQFLYKVQFGHGLQEVVKWFGENIELQNEKDVNAIVEHIAKVVNNTRLWILKGFTPLELAPAQEVSEKKEPVTNNKIPRNAPCPCGSGKKYKRCCMK
- a CDS encoding 3D domain-containing protein; this encodes MKKICMAFLACASIIGSAEGFYAADQEELMTEELHAEESNMINIDKDLSNLSPEFIQLSSMKIVAEMDDEEIEAADPYAIEHFINEGIVELADKEKEDSFHAAMLYEEIASEIQAVKTKETVVASAEETERKEEAVSPREDKDDSVIDTTAAEEAEPEKKEPVVEEATLTEEEPVIASVDESREESAPENTEDTVKPEIEEAAEETVITMTATAYTADCEGGSGVTYTGIDLKANPDAKVIAVDPSVIPLGTEVYVEGYGTAIAADIGGAIKGNKIDVFIPSQAEAEAWGIKTVNVTIKQ
- a CDS encoding cold-shock protein translates to MYNRKNVEEVIPEETKVWECTSDDCNAWVRDNFKSTETPSCPLCSSDMTEGTKMLQAINNPRRID
- a CDS encoding DUF4188 domain-containing protein, which encodes MKKIFAGRYVTDAKTDFVLLIIGMRVNNLLAFRKWIPVAKAMGPMIKELYQNPELGFIHTEVSLSWRGVTLIQYWRSFEDLEAYAHGRIHMRAWTRFNKKTKGNDAVGIFHETYRIEKGSTEGIYVNMPKTGLAHVTTHEPVTKEMNTSRMRLMK
- a CDS encoding ABC-F family ATP-binding cassette domain-containing protein; this translates as MITVSNVGLRFGDRKLFEDVNIKFTPGNCYGLIGANGAGKSTFLKILSGDLEPQQGNVSLGPGERLAVLKQNHFEYEDTEVIQVVIMGHARLFEVMQEKDAIYMKADFTDEDGMRAAELEGEFAELNGWEAEPEAAILLKGLGIPEELHNKKMSELDGGEKVKVLLAQALFGQPDVLLLDEPTNHLDIKAIQWLEEFLINFENTVIVVSHDRHFLNKVCTHIADLDFGKIQLYVGNYDFWYESSQLAQKLTAESNKKKEEKIKELQAFVARFSANASKSKQATSRKKLLEKITLDDIKPSSRRYPYVHFTPDREIGNDLLRVEGLSKTIDGEKVLNNISFTMNKDDKIALLGANDNAKSTLFKILMGEMEADEGTFKWGITTSQSYFPKDNSEFFENNDLTLVEWLRQFSPQDESESFLRGFLGRMLFSGEEVMKKASVLSGGEKVRCMLSKMMLSGANVLLLDEPTNHLDLESITAVNNGLINFKGSMIFTSHDHQFIQTIANRIIEITPDGLIDKQMTYDEYLETVKK
- a CDS encoding CvfB family protein — translated: MNQLQPGMKAILTVEREVTFGYFLSNGEEDVLLHTNEIVGEIEIGQQIEVFLFNDKDGRLTASMNLPSIMEGEYGWAPVVDVHPSHGVFLDIGLQKDLLISSDDLPRIKRIWPEVGDQLYVTLMVDSRGRMFGRLATETVVQELSKPAPESLMNKEFEGRAYRLLRVGTFILTTEGYRCFIHESERSVEPRLGELVKGRVIGVKEDGSLNGSLLPRTHERLDEDAEGILTYLESRGGSMPYWDKSDPEDIQKRFGMSKAAFKRALGRLMKEGKVTQADGWTTVKK